In Spea bombifrons isolate aSpeBom1 chromosome 12, aSpeBom1.2.pri, whole genome shotgun sequence, the following proteins share a genomic window:
- the SMG9 gene encoding nonsense-mediated mRNA decay factor SMG9 — protein sequence MSDSGHSQPSTYIPGRNRRRRWMDQGPTGNLNLSEPGRDRDPVLRDRDQDRWDGNEESSGYTIQKTPIILAKPTTERGKPAPSPAPAAIEKPIVLMKAREEGKASATTESPSLPPAAAAAKVEKEGQRPTQPVYQIQNRGMGSAGSGSVDPVVGQAKLMPPQKMKHCIKLVDEYMNWCDSAIEFLLDQTDVLVVGVLGLQGTGKSTVMSLLSSNSPDDDQRSFVFRMQSQEVRERAGNQTSGIDFFISQERIIFLDTQPILSPAILDHLINNDRKLPPEYNLPHTYVEMQSLQITAFLFTVCHVVIVVQDWFTDFNLYRFLQTAEMLKPSTPSPSHESGSSCGSDEGIEYYPHVVFLQNKSKREDFCPLNLKQMHTVIDKIMMHSRLRYKGTLSMVDCNIFPGLPYDFLESEVNLFLVPTMDTDTDDNITRAGSGGNPLFPLLPGYKGHPSFHSLISRLRSQITSMSRPQLSHTILTEKNWFHYAARIWDAVKKSSALSEYSRLLG from the exons ATGTCTGACTCCGGACACAGCCAGCCCAGCACGTATATCCCAGGACGGAACAGGAGACGGAGGTGGATGGACCAGGGTCCCACTGGGAATCTCAATCTCTCGGAGCCGGGACGAGATAGAGACCCCGTTCTGCGCGACCGCGACCAAGACAGATGG GACGGGAATGAAGAAAGCAGTGGCTACACTATACAGaaaactcccatcatcctgGCCAAGCCGACCACCGAGCGT GGGAAGCCGGCTCCTTCAccagcccctgctgccattgAAAAGCCGATTGTCCTGATGAAGGCCAGAGAAGAAGGGAAAGCTTCAGCCACCACGGAGAGCCCCTCTCTACCGCCAGCCGCTGCCGCAGCAAAGGTGGAGAAGGAAGGACAGCGCCCCACTCAACCGGTATATCAGATCCAGAACAGAGGCATGGGCTCGGCGGGCAGCGGCAGCGTGGACC CTGTGGTGGGTCAGGCAAAGTTGATGCCACCTCAGAAGATGAAGCACTGCATCAAGCTGGTGGACGAGTACATGAACTGGTGTGACAGCGCCATCGAG TTCCTCTTGGATCAGACAGACGTTCTTGTTGTTGGCGTCCTTGGGTTACAAGGCACCGGGAAGTCCACAGTGatgtctcttctctcttccAACTCGCCAGATGATGACCAAAG GTCCTTTGTGTTCAGGATGCAAAGTCAGGAAGTGAGGGAGAGAGCCGGGAACCAGACAAGCGGCATCGACTTCTTCATCAGTCAGGAGCGAATAATCTTCCTGGATACGCAG CCTATTCTTAGTCCAGCGATACTGGATCATTTGATTAATAATGACAGGAAGCTCCCTCCGGAATATAACCTTCCCCATACTTACGTGGAGATGCAG TCCCTGCAGATCACTGCTTTCCTCTTCACGGTATGTCACGTAGTCATCGTTGTCCAGGACTGGTTCACCGACTTCAATTTATACCG GTTTCTTCAGACAGCCGAAATGCTTAAACCATCGACTCCATCGCCCAGCCACGAGTCCGGCAGCAGCTGTGGGTCTGATGAAGGCATCGAGTATTACCCCCATGTGG tttttttgcagaataaGTCCAAGCGGGAGGATTTCTGCCCCCTCAACCTCAAGCAAATGCACACGGTGATAGACAAAATCATGATGCATTCCAGGCTTCGATACAAAG GCACGCTCTCCATGGTGGACTGCAACATCTTCCCTGGCCTTCCTTACGACTTCCTGGAATCCGAAGTCAATTTATTTCTCGTTCCGACAATGGATACCGATACCGATGACAACATCACCAGAGCAG GCTCAGGAGGGAatcccctctttcctctgctTCCGGGTTACAAAGGACACCCCAGTTTCCACTCCCTAATCAGCCGACTCCGAAGCCAGATCACGTCCATGTCCCGACCTCAGCTTTCACACACTATCCTGACTGAAAAGAACTG GTTCCACTACGCGGCTCGGATTTGGGATGCAGTGAAAAAGTCATCGGCGCTGTCTGAGTACAGCAGATTACTTGGTTAA
- the LOC128469899 gene encoding zinc finger protein 445-like — MDATLGFEVGAEIELKEGVLEGPSPLKVENTQNLSGWHDMHFLDELSSDDDLEQKPVLISGGGSENVKPYESSSTEAMIQNNERRPVNREIDMFSVSGGLPSGLHLYRAQLDGQPGLWNTPYNNVPRRQIEAYVFQNSALDQVPSNLCSGFPETNWPQDMKHLFAPNFSYYNVNTNFSGCVKPSMGSHTCSRCGRHFRRLCNLEKHLCLKRAMGFPSKNGKTLVQVTPSAKSKMEVSGQQKSHEPNNDIPEQMHVQAKKDFQAIQQYYIDRPQQVSNIQPVYTILNSEPPPVTLLRTQQFHAVSTKYEPWRIRKPCKPPNPLRFKCDKCERLFRRKYNLDIHICFYKDPKFSMLKTLGASSDPDRTTQLARSVERGQDGKQAEGCVSIRLGQRSCPRLKQGTNAHKMTAKGTLSSGSDVSTKMPMLYTLGRESAATGAIEETKDPSQMEKSQSSHTEGKSDGRRFHSCEECGRTFRLTDALIRHQNGHKKKKFFFRSKEEKNDEGSKNKTLYHLDIESSVMAKKAEVNAKVEGQLGQHTLPKGDWDGQLCDTKSKLSVRLPLSMSHAFLEHVSRRSQLSSCCRDCGAYFTRSWQLKRHQRKKSAHQGGTLKKYKCDCGRNLVGPLHFLRHQLQHLGDTAFICSVCGRTLRGYCQLRAHSWRHPLVSRFKCKCGAAFTRLPRYLWHSLANSKANRAKRLEA, encoded by the exons ATGGACGCCACCCTTGGCTTTGAAGTTGGTGCTGAAATCGAACTCAAGGAGGGTGTTCTGGAGGGGCCGTCACCGTTGAAAGTG GAGAATACGCAGAACCTGTCAGGTTGGCACGATATGCATTTCCTGGACGAATTGAGTAGCGATGATGATTTGGAACAGAAGCCTGTTCTTATCTCTGGTGGTGGAAGTGAAAACGTGAAGCCATATGAGTCTTCATCCACTGAAGCTATGATCCAGAACAATGAAAGAAGACCAGTAAACAGGGAGATTGACATGTTTTCAGTATCTGGTGGTCTACCCAGTGGGTTACATTTATACAGAGCCCAATTAGATGGTCAACCTGGGCTCTGGAATACCCCATACAACAATGTTCCTCGTAGACAGATTGAGGCCTATGTATTCCAGAACTCAGCCTTGGACCAGGTGCCTTCAAACTTGTGCAGTGGCTTTCCAGAAACGAACTGGCCGCAGGACATGAAGCACTTGTTTGCTCCGAATTTCAGTTATTACAATGTCAACACCAATTTTAGCGGCTGCGTAAAGCCCTCAATGGGAAGTCACACGTGTTCGCGATGTGGACGTCATTTCCGACGCTTGTGCAACCTAGAGAAACACTTGTGTTTGAAGAGAGCCATGGGCTTCCCTTCCAAAAATGGGAAGACTCTTGTGCAAGTTACCCCTAGTGCTAAAAGCAAAATGGAAGTCAGTGGGCAACAAAAGAGTCATGAACCCAACAATGATATCCCGGAACAAATGCATGTCCAGGCTAAGAAAGACTTTCAAGCAATACAACAGTATTACATCGATAGACCCCAACAGGTGTCTAACATTCAGCCGGTATACACCATTTTAAATAGTGAACCACCGCCAGTCACTCTACTGAGAACTCAGCAGTTCCATGCTGTCTCTACGAAGTATGAACCATGGAGAATAAGAAAACCATGTAAACCACCCAACCCTCTCCGCTTCAAATGTGACAAATGCGAGCGTTTGTTTAGACGCAAGTACAACCTAGACATACACATTTGCTTTTATAAGGACCCTAAATTCTCTATGCTAAAGACTCTAGGTGCCTCTTCTGACCCAGACAGAACAACTCAGCTGGCACGTTCCGTGGAACGAGGTCAAGATGGAAAGCAAGCAGAAGGCTGTGTTTCGATTAGGTTAGGCCAGCGATCCTGCCCAAGATTAAAACAAGGTACAAATGCGCATAAGATGACGGCAAAAGGAACGTTGTCAAGTGGTAGTGATGTTTCCACCAAAATGCCAATGTTATATACCCTTGGAAGAGAAAGTGCTGCGACAGGGGCAATAGAAGAGACTAAGGATCCTTCACAGATGGAGAAATCACAAAGTAGTCATACTGAAGGAAAGAGCGATGGAAGGAGGTTCCACTCTTGCGAAGAGTGTGGCCGTACATTTCGTCTTACGGACGCGCTCATCCGACATCAAAATGGTCACAAGAAGAAGAAGTTTTTCTTCAGaagtaaggaagaaaaaaacgatGAAGGCTCTAAGAATAAAACCTTGTACCATCTAGATATTGAGAGTTCAGTGATGGCAAAGAAAGCTGAAGTCAATGCCAAAGTAGAAGGACAGTTAGGTCAACATACTTTACCTAAAGGTGATTGGGATGGTCAACTCTGTGATACGAAGAGCAAGCTTTCCGTCCGTCTCCCATTGTCCATGTCACACGCGTTTTTGGAACACGTCTCCAGACGATCGCAGCTGTCGAGTTGTTGTCGAGATTGTGGTGCTTATTTCACACGATCCTGGCAGCTTAAACGGCACCAGCGCAAGAAGAGCGCGCACCAAGGTGGCACACTGAAAAAGTATAAATGCGACTGCGGTCGAAACCTCGTTGGACCTTTGCACTTCCTTCGCCATCAGTTACAGCACTTAGGCGACACGGCATTCATATGTTCTGTGTGCGGACGCACTCTTCGTGGTTACTGTCAGCTCCGCGCCCACAGCTGGCGCCATCCACTTGTATCACGTTTCAAGTGCAAATGTGGAGCAGCGTTCACCCGGCTACCTCGATACCTGTGGCATTCATTGGCGAACAGCAAAGCTAACAGAGCAAAAAGACTGGAAGCTTAA